One segment of Shewanella piezotolerans WP3 DNA contains the following:
- a CDS encoding RnfH family protein, whose product MSTEQGQFTVEIIYALPHQQKLIKVNIEPGTNCIDAVKQSDMQRYFPEIDLETVKLGIFSRSVKHSEVLKPGQRVEIYRPLIADPKDVRRKRAEKAKDEGRVNKITGAKL is encoded by the coding sequence ATGAGTACCGAGCAAGGGCAGTTCACTGTCGAAATTATCTATGCACTGCCACACCAGCAAAAGTTGATTAAAGTGAATATTGAGCCTGGCACTAACTGTATCGACGCCGTTAAGCAAAGCGATATGCAGCGTTATTTCCCTGAGATTGATCTCGAGACGGTTAAGTTAGGTATTTTTAGTCGTTCGGTAAAGCATTCTGAAGTACTTAAGCCGGGTCAACGGGTTGAGATCTACCGGCCATTGATTGCCGATCCTAAAGATGTACGCCGTAAGCGTGCAGAAAAAGCTAAAGATGAAGGGCGAGTCAATAAAATTACTGGCGCTAAACTCTAA
- a CDS encoding SRPBCC family protein, with the protein MPQISRNVLVRFSAMQMYDLVNDVESYKEFLPGCVGGKVLEFDGETMVASVDVAKAGISKTFTTRNKVVAGKSIKLQLENGPFKELVGEWTFTELTEDACKVDFELNFEFSSPIADLAFGKVFKELMASMVTAFTSRAKVIYK; encoded by the coding sequence ATGCCACAAATTTCCCGCAATGTATTAGTTCGTTTTAGTGCGATGCAGATGTATGACCTTGTCAATGATGTCGAATCTTATAAAGAGTTCTTGCCGGGTTGTGTGGGTGGCAAAGTATTAGAGTTTGATGGCGAGACCATGGTGGCTTCCGTTGATGTAGCCAAGGCGGGGATCAGCAAAACATTTACTACCCGTAATAAAGTGGTTGCTGGTAAGAGTATAAAACTACAGTTAGAAAATGGTCCGTTTAAAGAGTTAGTTGGAGAGTGGACCTTTACGGAGTTAACTGAAGACGCTTGTAAGGTCGATTTTGAGCTTAACTTTGAGTTCTCAAGCCCAATCGCGGACTTGGCTTTTGGTAAAGTCTTTAAAGAGTTAATGGCATCGATGGTGACGGCGTTTACCAGCAGAGCAAAGGTGATTTACAAATGA